From Sulfurimonas sp., one genomic window encodes:
- a CDS encoding ion transporter translates to MNFFTRGVVDFAYFLNTSEVYQHKKRFVYDILENDKYQYKRYFDIFMITLIFLSVAILIAEVKSEMNIYLKILNVYIISFIFFIEYLLRFWISSSISEVIINKSEHATALDREFYLYRALMSAIKAKLSFVFSFKAIIDLLAILPFFHELRLLRLFVLFRVFKLFRYTKSFQTFTSVLSTKKFEFFILLMFSSVVIFVSSVLIYVMEAHNPKSPINTLFDAVYWSVVTIATVGYGDIVPVTTEGRTVAIFVIIAGVSLLAFTTSIVVSAFTEKLDEIREIKTIDNIRKLKHFYLICGYESVAQEVVKKLKDSKISIIVLDEDIHRIESAKKDGLIAVNYDPGDIESYKRIGIDINVQVKSILCLRESDIENVYTTLTVRSISKDVNIIALLMDDANRNKLKFAGANEILYPKGIVGMISKELIGRP, encoded by the coding sequence ATGAATTTTTTTACTCGCGGGGTTGTTGATTTTGCATATTTTTTAAATACATCGGAAGTTTATCAGCATAAAAAGCGATTTGTTTATGATATTTTAGAAAACGATAAATATCAATACAAAAGATATTTTGATATTTTTATGATAACGCTTATTTTTTTAAGCGTTGCAATCTTGATAGCTGAAGTTAAATCAGAAATGAATATATATCTGAAAATTTTGAATGTATATATCATCTCTTTTATTTTTTTTATCGAGTATTTGCTTCGGTTTTGGATAAGCAGCAGTATAAGCGAAGTTATTATAAATAAAAGCGAACATGCTACGGCGCTCGATAGGGAGTTTTATCTTTATAGAGCGTTGATGAGTGCAATAAAAGCAAAACTTAGTTTTGTTTTTTCCTTTAAAGCGATAATAGATCTGCTTGCTATTTTACCTTTCTTTCATGAGCTGAGACTGCTTCGCCTATTTGTTCTTTTTAGAGTTTTCAAGTTATTTAGATACACAAAGAGCTTTCAAACCTTCACTTCGGTGCTTTCTACAAAAAAATTTGAATTTTTTATTTTATTGATGTTTTCATCGGTAGTTATTTTTGTCTCATCGGTACTCATTTATGTAATGGAGGCGCATAATCCGAAATCACCGATAAATACACTTTTTGATGCTGTCTATTGGTCTGTAGTTACAATCGCAACTGTGGGATATGGTGATATAGTACCTGTGACGACCGAGGGTAGAACTGTTGCTATTTTTGTTATTATCGCAGGTGTTTCGCTTTTGGCTTTTACAACCTCAATCGTCGTCTCTGCTTTTACGGAAAAGCTAGATGAGATAAGAGAGATAAAAACTATCGACAATATTAGAAAGCTTAAGCACTTTTATCTTATATGCGGATATGAGAGTGTGGCTCAAGAGGTAGTTAAGAAATTAAAAGATTCAAAGATAAGCATTATTGTTTTAGATGAAGACATACATAGAATAGAGAGTGCAAAAAAAGATGGACTTATTGCCGTAAATTACGATCCGGGAGACATCGAGAGCTATAAAAGAATAGGTATTGATATAAATGTGCAAGTTAAGTCAATACTGTGCTTAAGAGAGAGTGATATAGAAAATGTATATACAACATTAACGGTTAGATCAATAAGTAAAGATGTAAATATCATAGCGCTGCTTATGGATGATGCGAATAGAAATAAACTAAAATTTGCCGGTGCAAATGAGATACTATATCCAAAAGGTATAGTAGGAATGATCTCTAAAGAGTTGATAGGAAGACCT
- the gatB gene encoding Asp-tRNA(Asn)/Glu-tRNA(Gln) amidotransferase subunit GatB has translation MFEVVIGLEVHVQLNTKTKLFCSCPTSFNHKQNTNTCPTCLALPGALPVLNKEVLHKSVMLGTAIEATINQTSYFDRKSYFYPDSPSAYQITQLYTPVVEHGKLRIDFEDGTHKTIRINRAHIEADAGKNIHDGPISKVDLNRAGTPLLEIVSEPDMRSAQEAVLYLKKLHSIIRYIDIGDANMQEGSFRVDVNVSIRPKGDEKLYTRVEIKNINSFRFIQKAIELEVERQIEAWEDGVYDKEIVQETRLFDQIKQETRSMRGKEEAADYRYFPEPDLLKAVVTDEMMAEFSKIPELPDEKMDRFIKDYGMSEYNAMVVTSSVEMAHFFEAMMEEGINAKNALTWLTVELQGRFKGDVNITNSPVSAKTMGFLVKRIEDDTISGKAAKEVLDYLMDKGGNVDSAIDTLGLKQVSDSGALETICDAIIAANQDKVAEYKSGKDKLFGFFVGQVMKESKGSANPVAVNDILKEKLG, from the coding sequence ATGTTTGAAGTAGTTATCGGTCTGGAAGTTCATGTTCAGCTAAACACAAAAACTAAACTTTTTTGCTCGTGTCCTACGAGTTTTAATCATAAACAAAATACAAATACATGCCCTACTTGTTTAGCATTGCCGGGAGCTTTACCGGTTTTAAACAAAGAGGTGCTTCATAAGTCCGTAATGCTTGGAACGGCGATTGAGGCAACTATAAATCAAACATCATATTTTGATAGAAAAAGCTACTTTTATCCGGATAGCCCTTCTGCTTATCAGATTACTCAGCTTTACACGCCGGTAGTAGAGCACGGAAAACTACGCATAGATTTTGAGGACGGCACTCATAAAACTATCCGTATCAATCGCGCGCATATAGAAGCGGATGCAGGTAAAAATATACATGACGGTCCTATTTCCAAAGTTGATTTAAATCGTGCGGGAACGCCGCTTTTGGAGATTGTAAGCGAACCTGATATGAGAAGCGCACAAGAGGCTGTCCTTTATCTTAAAAAACTTCACTCAATTATTCGTTATATAGATATCGGCGATGCCAATATGCAAGAAGGATCTTTCCGCGTCGATGTCAATGTCTCTATTCGTCCAAAGGGTGACGAAAAACTCTACACTCGCGTCGAGATAAAAAATATCAACAGTTTTAGATTTATCCAAAAAGCCATAGAGCTTGAGGTTGAGAGACAGATTGAGGCTTGGGAAGACGGCGTTTACGATAAAGAGATAGTTCAAGAGACAAGACTTTTTGACCAAATCAAGCAAGAAACTCGCTCTATGCGCGGGAAAGAAGAAGCTGCAGATTATCGTTATTTCCCTGAGCCTGATTTGCTAAAAGCGGTTGTTACGGATGAGATGATGGCAGAGTTTAGCAAGATACCTGAACTTCCCGATGAAAAAATGGATCGCTTTATAAAAGATTACGGCATGAGCGAATATAACGCTATGGTTGTTACTTCATCGGTTGAGATGGCACACTTTTTTGAAGCTATGATGGAAGAGGGCATCAATGCAAAAAATGCTCTCACATGGCTAACTGTTGAACTTCAAGGCAGATTTAAAGGGGATGTAAATATTACAAACTCTCCGGTAAGTGCAAAAACAATGGGATTTTTAGTAAAAAGAATTGAAGACGACACGATAAGCGGTAAAGCGGCTAAAGAGGTTCTTGATTATCTAATGGATAAGGGTGGAAATGTCGATAGCGCAATCGATACGCTAGGACTTAAACAAGTAAGCGACAGCGGCGCGCTAGAGACTATTTGCGATGCTATAATAGCTGCAAATCAAGATAAAGTTGCAGAGTATAAAAGCGGGAAAGATAAGCTTTTCGGTTTCTTTGTAGGTCAAGTTATGAAAGAATCCAAAGGAAGTGCAAATCCTGTTGCAGTAAATGATATTTTAAAAGAAAAGCTGGGGTAA